Proteins encoded together in one Deltaproteobacteria bacterium window:
- a CDS encoding SDR family oxidoreductase codes for MKLSNQVALIIGGGRGIGETIAHTFAREGASLVLVDLEKMKTELNGVAQAVNQNGGKAVALTADCSDDKQVNGIVDESIRRFGKIDILINSAGFRGPLVAVTEISDKEFDDVILYNLKLVFLCCRAVLKQMVKQNSGSIVSISGTAGREGMAMRGSLCAAKWGVVGLTQTIAKEYGPHGIRANIICPGGMDEPDLREMYAQRAKNLGMTVEAHEAQILSLTPLRKYAKHEEVANAALFLASNDSSHTTGESLNVSGGRLMS; via the coding sequence ATGAAATTATCCAATCAAGTAGCCCTCATCATCGGTGGCGGCCGCGGCATCGGCGAAACCATCGCCCACACTTTCGCGCGTGAAGGCGCGAGCCTGGTGTTAGTCGACTTGGAAAAGATGAAAACCGAGCTCAACGGCGTGGCGCAGGCCGTCAATCAAAATGGCGGCAAAGCCGTCGCGCTCACCGCGGATTGTAGCGACGATAAGCAAGTGAACGGCATCGTCGACGAATCCATCCGGCGCTTCGGCAAAATCGACATCTTGATCAACAGCGCCGGCTTTCGCGGCCCGTTGGTCGCGGTCACCGAGATCAGCGATAAAGAATTCGACGACGTAATTCTCTACAATTTGAAACTGGTATTTCTCTGCTGCCGCGCGGTCTTGAAACAAATGGTCAAGCAGAACAGCGGCAGCATCGTCAGCATCTCCGGCACCGCCGGCAGAGAAGGCATGGCGATGCGCGGCTCGCTGTGCGCCGCCAAATGGGGCGTCGTCGGTTTGACCCAAACCATCGCCAAGGAATACGGCCCGCATGGCATCAGAGCCAACATCATCTGCCCCGGCGGCATGGACGAACCCGATCTGCGCGAGATGTACGCCCAGCGCGCGAAAAACCTCGGCATGACCGTCGAGGCCCATGAGGCGCAAATTCTCTCCCTCACGCCACTACGCAAATACGCCAAACACGAAGAAGTCGCCAACGCCGCGCTGTTTTTAGCGTCGAACGATTCGTCTCACACCACCGGTGAGTCGTTGAACGTGTCGGGCGGGCGGTTGATGAGCTGA
- a CDS encoding MFS transporter has product MAMKISRTSILLLCTAAGTITSISMNTFSLFLPAIEHEFAVSRSLATVPYMVAMLGWGAGAILFGKLADDVGPRPVIIGGILLMASGYVGMGWSGNLWQLSLTYGLMVGLAMGACSQVVISLIVSKHFAAKNRGLAVSVVQVASPLSPLLFAPAIYFLIRAYDWRMAAFAAGAILFFVALPLAWLGARDPTGWQANHGTRMAWSACLPYLRNRSMLVLFAVRFSCGVAFFQIAHLVALTMSKGFDAATGAKAVSVFGGAAVVSALLFGWLSDRYGRPRILGLSYLTRGVGTLLMALDISNAYVYYAVVALAIGPTFGTVAVGNVLFYELVGPRMAGMILGMSFIVHQIGSAAGPMVASITYDRTGSYDGFMVVMSLVLLVSGLALFTEKTPDAVLMGTPSTLNAA; this is encoded by the coding sequence ATGGCTATGAAAATCTCGCGCACTTCGATTTTGCTGCTCTGCACGGCCGCCGGGACGATTACTTCCATCAGCATGAACACGTTCAGTCTGTTCCTGCCGGCGATTGAGCATGAGTTCGCCGTGTCGCGCTCGTTGGCGACGGTGCCTTACATGGTCGCGATGTTAGGGTGGGGCGCGGGCGCGATCCTATTCGGTAAGCTTGCCGACGATGTGGGGCCGCGCCCCGTGATCATCGGCGGCATCCTGTTGATGGCCAGCGGCTACGTCGGCATGGGCTGGTCGGGAAATCTTTGGCAGTTGTCGCTGACCTACGGTTTGATGGTGGGCCTAGCGATGGGCGCGTGCAGCCAAGTCGTCATCTCGCTGATTGTATCGAAACATTTTGCCGCGAAAAATCGCGGCCTGGCGGTAAGCGTGGTTCAAGTCGCATCGCCCTTGAGCCCGCTCTTGTTCGCGCCGGCAATTTACTTTTTGATTCGCGCCTACGATTGGCGCATGGCGGCGTTCGCTGCCGGCGCGATATTATTCTTCGTCGCGTTGCCGCTGGCATGGCTGGGCGCGCGCGATCCGACCGGTTGGCAGGCAAATCATGGGACGCGAATGGCGTGGAGCGCGTGCCTGCCGTATCTGCGCAATCGCTCGATGCTGGTGCTCTTTGCCGTGAGATTCTCCTGTGGTGTGGCGTTTTTTCAGATCGCACATTTGGTCGCGCTGACCATGAGCAAAGGCTTCGACGCAGCGACGGGAGCAAAAGCTGTTAGCGTATTCGGCGGTGCCGCAGTCGTTTCAGCGTTGCTCTTCGGCTGGCTCTCGGATCGCTACGGCAGACCGCGCATCTTGGGCTTGAGCTATCTCACGCGCGGCGTCGGCACTCTATTGATGGCCCTCGATATCAGCAATGCTTATGTCTATTACGCCGTAGTTGCACTGGCGATCGGGCCGACGTTCGGCACGGTGGCGGTGGGCAATGTTTTGTTCTACGAGCTCGTCGGGCCGCGCATGGCGGGGATGATTCTCGGCATGAGTTTCATTGTGCACCAAATCGGCTCCGCCGCCGGCCCCATGGTTGCCAGCATCACTTACGACCGCACCGGCAGCTATGACGGCTTCATGGTTGTCATGAGTTTAGTCTTGCTGGTTTCTGGTCTGGCGTTGTTTACCGAGAAAACCCCCGATGCCGTGCTGATGGGTACGCCTTCGACGCTCAATGCGGCTTAA
- a CDS encoding LLM class flavin-dependent oxidoreductase, translating to MSNQHKVSFGIRIPNSGPLASPQSMLQVAQEAEALGFDSVWVHDHLTWSDEIHRTHISSGSDDSHTGNASPDFFEAMTSLAFIAGQVHKVRMGIACVVVPCRNPLLAAKQIATLDVLCNGRLDIGVGIGSPSTIKSREYEVLGVNRKQRGKIADDHLRAMKTIWANHPASYDGQFVKFENAEICPKPLQKPNPPLWVGGWTEAAMKRTAALGDGWLPAWLLPEDIGTKFCEVKEMAKAHGRDPEKIDLGIEVYGCIDPDGAKARKDGYNTLAIGQSTFERMMSVEQLTAVSLIGSPEEIRQQVKAYSDAGVSHFEIKFIYPSLERHSEMLQLFAREVLAAFR from the coding sequence ATGAGCAACCAACACAAAGTCAGCTTCGGTATCCGCATTCCCAACTCCGGACCTCTCGCATCGCCGCAATCGATGCTCCAAGTTGCCCAAGAAGCCGAAGCGTTAGGCTTCGATTCGGTCTGGGTGCACGATCATTTAACTTGGTCCGACGAAATTCATCGCACGCATATTTCTTCCGGCTCCGACGACTCGCACACCGGCAACGCCAGCCCGGATTTTTTCGAAGCGATGACATCGCTCGCGTTCATCGCCGGACAAGTACACAAAGTCCGCATGGGCATCGCCTGCGTCGTCGTTCCGTGCCGCAATCCGCTGCTCGCCGCCAAGCAGATCGCCACTCTCGACGTGCTATGCAATGGCAGACTCGACATCGGCGTCGGCATCGGCTCGCCGTCGACGATCAAGTCGCGCGAGTATGAAGTGCTCGGCGTGAATCGCAAACAGCGCGGCAAGATCGCCGACGATCATCTGCGCGCGATGAAAACTATTTGGGCGAATCATCCGGCGAGCTACGACGGACAATTTGTTAAATTCGAAAATGCCGAGATCTGTCCCAAGCCTTTACAAAAACCAAACCCGCCGCTGTGGGTCGGCGGTTGGACCGAAGCCGCGATGAAAAGGACCGCAGCGCTAGGCGACGGCTGGTTGCCGGCGTGGCTGTTGCCGGAAGACATCGGCACAAAATTTTGCGAAGTGAAAGAAATGGCAAAAGCCCACGGCAGAGATCCAGAAAAAATCGATCTCGGCATCGAAGTCTACGGCTGCATCGACCCAGACGGCGCCAAGGCGCGCAAAGACGGTTACAACACGCTCGCCATCGGCCAAAGCACTTTTGAAAGAATGATGAGCGTCGAGCAATTGACCGCGGTGAGCTTGATCGGCTCGCCGGAAGAAATCCGCCAGCAAGTCAAAGCCTACAGCGACGCCGGCGTGTCGCACTTCGAGATCAAGTTTATCTATCCGAGCTTGGAGCGGCACTCGGAGATGCTGCAGTTATTCGCGCGAGAAGTGCTGGCGGCGTTCCGGTGA